Part of the Falco cherrug isolate bFalChe1 chromosome 1, bFalChe1.pri, whole genome shotgun sequence genome, GGTGCAGGGACACGCAGGGGTGCAGGGACGCATGGGACTGGGGGCCACACAGAGGTGCAGGGACCCATGGGATGGGGGGACCCATGGGGGTGGGGACACACAGGGGTGCAGGGACACACAGGGGTGCAGGGACACACAGGGGTGCAGGGACCCATGGGGCTGGAGGGACAGGGAAGTGTGGGGGCAAACAAGGGTCCAGGGACCAGTGGGGGACATACGGGGGTGTGGGGACACATGGGGTtggggggacacgggggtgCAGGGACATGAGGCTGGGGGACACACACAAGGGTGCAGGGacccatggggctggggggacacgggggtgCAGGGAACACACGGGGGTGCAGGGACACGGGGGTGCAGGGACACGAGGCCGAAGGACACACACGGGGGTGCAGGGacccatggggctggggggacacgggggtgCAGGGGCACATGGGGGTGCAGGGAACACACGGGGGTGCAGGGACACGGGGGTGCAGGGACACGAGGCCGAAGGACACACACGGGGGTGCAGGGacccatggggctggggggacacgggggtgCAGGGGCACACAAGGGTGCAgcggctggggggctgcaaTGCCACCGCGGGCCGAGCCCGGCGGCCCCCACGCGGTGGcggaagggctgggggggggtcgGCAGGAaggggggggcaggaaggggggggcaggaaggggCGGGCCGGCCCGGGCGCGGCACCCTGGGCCATGGcgctggcggcggcgcggcgctggGCACTGGCGGCACTGGCGCTGCtggccccgggcccggccgaGCGCAGCCGGCCCTACGCCgtgctgcagaagcagaaccTGGGTAAGCAGCGGCGTGCTGGGCGTTCCtgaattcatattttattttaaaagctgatttggggcggggggaggggcgggggggattCACATCCTAACGTGCCTCCCCCcgcagtgctgctgggcagcatccTCAGCGCCCTGCTGCTCACCATCATCCTCATGGCCGTCTGCGTCTACAAGCCAGTCCGGCGGCGGTAGCGGAGCGGGATGGCTCCATCGAGGGATCGGTCCCACCTGGTTCTCCCGCTTGGCACCCATCCATCCCACCTGCCAGCCACGGGGGATGCCCTGGCGATGGGTGCGCAGCTCTTCGCCCGCTCAGCATCGCCTGGCTCCATCGCGACACTACTGGAAAGCCTGGCAGGCTGCCTCCCCGCAGCGAAGCCGCTGGGCATCGAGTGGGGTCTGTAGCATCGCGCCTTCTCCCCCAGCAAAACGGGAGCTGACACGACGCCCTGGGAGCATCCCGGGTGCCTGGGTGCACCCAGAGCCTGGCAGGCTGCGGGGAGCACTGGGGACCCTGGGTCAGCACGAGGACGCGGCCAGGCTGCTGACACTGCTGTCTGACCCTAGGCCCGTGTGCTCCGTGCCACCAcgtcttgttttgctttctgattaATTCAGCTCCCTGCTTGAATGCCGAGTCTGGAGGGTTTGTAGTGCAGCCTTTAAAAATAGTCTGAAGGCAGAAGGCTCAGCGACTTGCTGCAGGGGTCTGGTACGTGCTTGCCTCTTGAGCAGAAATGCTGGAGCTCGAGCAGGTGCTGGTGTAGCTGTTCAGGGACAGGCTCCTCATTCCTGACATTACGTGCTTTAACTCTTCGCTAAATAGCCCCAGACAGCCGTGCTGAACTGTTACAAACCGAGGTGCGGGCAAGGGTTTCCAGCTTGTGCCAAAGGCTCCTCTCCTTGCCAGTGGATTTGTGCTCCTGAGCAGGTCACTGTCCTGCTGGAGATGGCAGCCTGCAAGCAGGGAGATGCTCGAGACTGCAGGGCTCAGGCTCCCCAGTTGCATTTAAGCTCCAGACAGACCCCATTCTATGCATTTTCAGTAATAAATCCAAGTGTTTACACTGAAATCACACTTGCATACAAATGctgctattttgttttgcactgCTATTAGTAACTGGATTTTGCTTACTAAGTATTACTTTGGTATTTAACATAGGGGTGTTTTGGCTAGTAATTTATTCAGAGTTTTAAAACTTAACTTTTCCAGAACAATTGTGTTGACCTGTTCTCTAAAACCTTGTGCTGCATCTGGTGCGTTTTCtgttcagtttgttttaaaggacACTGACCACTGTCATTGCAACGGGGTATTTTCTTCACTGCTGGTCTGTTAGTGAAAGGACAGTAGGAGGCTGGCCTAGAACAGATCTAGTTATTAACCTAAGCGAAACATGAGTGAGGAGGCAAGGTAACACTGCTCTGTTGCTTTCTGATCCTTTGTTTTTTTGACTGGAGTCCTGTATCGCTGATTTTTCTTGGTCCTTTATTGGATGTAAAACTTGGCCTGTAGCTGTGTGCTGTTCATGGGGTGGCTAGCGGAGCTCGCAGCTACGGCTCCCCATTCCCCGGAGCAGCGTTCTtgtttgcattcatttttcacTCCCCGCTATGTCTCTTTGTACAAATAAAAAGCTAAGGAAACAATCCAGGACTCTCTTATTTATTCATGGATGTTCTGTTTGTTATTAACTCAGCTGTAGCTGCAGCAACGGATGAGGCAGTCCCATTTCACACCTCGGATAATCTTACAGTGGTGAGGGAACAGGAAGCAGTGCTGGGTGAAGCCCCCGATTTCATGGATGTTTGTTAGCAGAGAAACTGTTAACAGtaaactggaaacaaaagttCATCCTGCAAGCATAGTGCAGTTACCAGCAGACAGTAACAGGTGATGTTCAGTTATGAAAACTATCTCTTTTGAATCAAAAGTCAGCCAAAGCAGTGGAAGAAGGATTTCCAAATTAAGCATGGCATGAGTTGTTACTGTACATAGCCTATCTGCTTCAAAAAACCAtccaaaaagcacaaaaagtgCATACTTAGTCTCATTTTCTGGAACAGATACGAACAGCGCTGGCACTGTTAGAAACGGCCTCAATTGAAAGAACTTTAAAAGCTGGTTCATAGTTTCAGAGCAAACTCCAGGTATTTTTAATTGAGCTTCTGCTTTCCTACACGTGCCTCAGGCTTCCTCGGAAAGAGAAGCTGGACTCCGCTTTTATGCGGCGGTCTCAGCACTAACATTAAACACGCTGTGCAACCCTCTGCCGATCTCCTGTCCCCGTTACTCACAAAAAGGTACGTGCAGAAATGAGTGAAGAGCACTGCAGCCCCGCTGCCTTCCGCTGCCTCAGCGCTGGCTGCGTGCCACTGATCCCTGTCCTCAAAACAGGGAGACTCAAAAGGTTGGCTGAAAATGTCAGGGAAGTCCTTCCAGGGATTATATGTCTGTTTCCAATTAAACCAGAATGATCTTTGATAGTTTCACAGACAATAAGGTTCACCTTCAAGGTACAAAAAGGCAGATGAGgataattattaaaaaactCCTCCAGTtaccatgttaaaaaaaaatatatatatatttatatatatacttgtGCGCATTGAGCTCCACCTTGAGCCCTGTGAGGCCCGGGAGTTAGGCTCAATCATctttatgggtcccttccaactcaagatAATTCTACGACTGCGCAGGATCTTTGGTTTTTCTTCCAGCACACACAGAGGTTCAGAGGATGCTTTTTACCCATTTAGTGAAGATGTAAACTAGAGCTTAAGAAAATCAGCACCTTTCAGGGCAGCAGAGCCTTCTACTTTAGATGGAATGATGCAAAtgtcacagaaagcaaaattagaagaaaaaaaacgCCACCCAAATTCTTCTAACAATCTCAGATGAAGAAGCAGGAACATAACAAAACTTGAAGTGATACCGCTCAACATTCTTTAGtttacaatataaaaaaaaaaaggaacaagtcAGCTTGACAAAAGATATTCCCCCCTCCTCGTAACCTTTGAAATGCTTAATAGAACAAAAGCAACGTCGGACAGATGGTTTTATAAAGGCAACAGCACTCTTTTATTTCCACTGGAGATAAAACCAGAGTTTCATCTCCTACCTCACAACTTTGTCAGAAGCTAAATGCAAGGCTTATTCCCTTTTTTGCAACTGTGACAGTCACAGTAATCCCCTTTTCAAAGATGCAATTCCCAACACAGACCACTGCACAAGAAAGTCAACATTCCTGCAAACACCAAATAAGCTCTTTAGGGATGCAAGCTGTATCATTAAACAAAAATGGTGCAGATACACCAGTTCTAGCGTACACTGAAAGAATTTTAATCATTTGCTATGTAAAACAATGGATTATTGGTTTAAAAGAGGGTTCCAAGTTACCAACCATCTCACTGGTTATGATCAAGTCCATTTGATAGTGATTTTATACTGGTTAATAGTTGGTCACACAGAACTGCCCTGTTTTGCCCAAGGAACAAGTGCAGGATTAGGCAGCAAAATCAGACCATATGTACCATAGGTTCTCCACACTTCTGCCAGCCAGGACAGAGGAATATTACTCACATTTAACTACTGTAAGGCTTTCCTGTGGATGTACATCGTGTACTTGTCGAGTGCACTTGA contains:
- the C1H12orf76 gene encoding uncharacterized protein C12orf76 homolog produces the protein MALAAARRWALAALALLAPGPAERSRPYAVLQKQNLVLLGSILSALLLTIILMAVCVYKPVRRR